Proteins from one Candidatus Thermoplasmatota archaeon genomic window:
- a CDS encoding FxsA family protein: MGLARRFLVGAATVTLVADPVASWFITERLVGGTFGEVLVVAVAWFLLDVFLGAWVVRLGGVAGMVQAGRAFAKGEGVEDSLVNGLLNLAAGLLLIWPGILSDGLAVLLVLPPVRWAARRYARKRGAFVTGPVGGAPPPPPPGRPGSIEVDDYKVE, translated from the coding sequence ATGGGCCTCGCCCGCCGCTTCCTCGTCGGCGCCGCCACGGTGACGCTCGTCGCGGACCCCGTCGCGAGCTGGTTCATCACGGAGCGCCTCGTCGGAGGAACGTTCGGCGAGGTGCTCGTCGTCGCCGTCGCGTGGTTCCTCCTCGACGTATTCCTGGGGGCCTGGGTCGTGCGGCTCGGAGGCGTGGCGGGCATGGTGCAGGCGGGCCGCGCCTTCGCGAAGGGCGAAGGGGTCGAGGATTCGCTCGTGAACGGCCTCCTCAACCTGGCCGCGGGGCTCCTCCTCATCTGGCCGGGCATCCTCTCGGACGGGCTCGCGGTGCTCCTGGTCCTTCCGCCCGTGCGGTGGGCCGCGCGCCGCTACGCCCGCAAGCGCGGCGCCTTCGTGACGGGCCCCGTCGGAGGCGCTCCGCCTCCCCCGCCCCCGGGCCGTCCCGGGTCCATCGAGGTGGACGACTACAAGGTC